From one Solanum stenotomum isolate F172 chromosome 12, ASM1918654v1, whole genome shotgun sequence genomic stretch:
- the LOC125848987 gene encoding RNA exonuclease 4-like, with protein sequence MDHRYESSETLRNKCAACYRQFNKMEHLVEHMRTSYHSVHEPICWICRKHCRSFESLREHLIGPLPKAECEKIFKERGCDICLTFLASRNALRAHKESCQFSRSNNGLLYRMTRLGLGFQDELKIGNSQGRVVALSCKMVGGGTDGSLDICARVCLIDEHERILFESYVAPNIPITNYRYEISGIRPEYMRNAMPLKQVSKKIQDYLCNGEPIWQIRTRSGRARILVGHNLDHDLKCLEIEYPTIMIRDTAKYPPLMKTSKLSNSLKYLSKAYLGYEIQIGVQDPYDDCVATMRLYMRMKSQVHKRENYPLATDPQIRNNFASWRENELEKMMPPQLLEISRSDYYCWCLDS encoded by the exons ATGGATCATAGATATGAGTCTTCTGAGACTCTTAG GAACAAATGTGCAGCATGCTATAGGCAGTTCAACAAAATGGAGCATCTAGTTGAACACATGAGGACATCTTATCATTCAGTTCATGAACCCATATGTTGGATTTGTAGAAAACATTGTCGATCTTTTGAATCTTTGCGAGAGCATCTCATTg GACCATTGCCAAAGGCTGAGTGTGAGAAGATTTTCAAGGAACGTGGATGTGATATTTGTTTGACATTCCTTGCTAGCCGGAATGCACTAAGGGCTCACAAGGAATCATGTCAATTCTCACGCTCAAATAAT GGTTTGCTCTATCGCATGACTAGGTTGGGATTAGGTTTTCAAGATGAACTAAAAATTGGCAATAGTCAAGGAAGAGTTGTTGCTCTTTCCTGCAAAATGGTGGGCGGTGGCACCGATGGCTCTCTTGATATTTGTGCAAGAGTTTGCCTCATTGATGAACATGAAAGAATCCTCTTTGAATCCTATGTTGCACCAAATATTCCCATCACTAACTatag GTATGAAATATCGGGGATAAGGCCAGAATACATGAGAAATGCAATGCCACTAAAGCAagtatcaaaaaaaattcaagattatCTTTGTAACGGGGAACCTATTTGGCAAATTCGTACTAGAAGTGGAAGGGCAAGGATCCTTGTTGGTCACAATTTGGATCATGATTTAAAATGCTTAGAAATTGAGTACCCAACAATAATGATAAG GGATACGGCAAAATACCCTCCACTAATGAAAACAAGCAAGCTGAGCAACTCACTCAAGTACTTGAGCAAAGCTTATCTTGG ATATGAAATTCAGATAGGAGTGCAAGATCCATATGATGATTGTGTTGCAACAATGAGGTTGTACATGAGAATGAAATCACAAGTTCATAAAAGGGAGAATTATCCACTTGCAACTGACCCACAAATTCGTAATAATTTTGCATCATGGAGGGAAAATGAGCTTGAGAAGATGATGCCTCCACAATTACTAGAAATCTCACGGTCTGATTATTATTGTTGGTGTTTGGATTCCTAG
- the LOC125847313 gene encoding RNA exonuclease 4-like: MDHRYETSQTLRKCAACYKKFNTMESLVEHMRTSYHSVHEPMCWICEKHCRSFASLRQHLIGPLPKANCEKIFKELGCNICLTLFASRNALRAHKELCQLSRSNNGFLYRVARLGFPNDLRIDNIQRKVVAISCKIVGGGIDGSIDLCARVCLIDEHERILFDSYVAPNRPITNYRYETSGISPEHMRNAMPINQVAGKIQYYICNGELLWQIHSGSGRTRILVGHDLDRVFKCLGLQYSSVMTRDTAKYPPLMDTNKNSNSLKYLTKTYLGYEIQTRVQDPYDDCVATMRLYMKMKSQAHRMEEWPLVIDPKTCNIFGSWRQSEFEKMTPAQLLEISRSDYYCWCLDSYIN; this comes from the exons ATGGACCATAGATATGAGACTTCTCAAACTCTCAG GAAATGTGCAGCATGCTATAAGAAGTTCAACACAATGGAGTCTCTAGTTGAACACATGAGGACATCCTATCATTCAGTTCATGAACCTATGTGTTGGATTTGTGAAAAACATTGTCGATCTTTTGCATCTTTGAGACAACACCTTATTg ggcCATTACCAAAGGCTAATTGTGAAAAGATTTTCAAGGAGCTAGGATGTAACATTTGTTTGACACTCTTTGCTAGTCGTAATGCACTAAGGGCTCACAAGGAATTATGTCAACTTTCACGCTCAAAtaat GGATTTCTCTATCGCGTGGCTAGATTGGGGTTTCCAAATGACTTAAGGATTGACAATATCCAAAGAAAAGTTGTTGCTATTTCTTGTAAAATAGTAGGTGGTGGCATCGATGGCTCTATTGACCTTTGTGCAAGAGTTTGTCTAATTGATGAACATGAAAGAATCCTCTTTGATTCCTACGTTGCACCAAATAGGCCAATCACTAACTACAg GTATGAAACATCGGGGATAAGTCCAGAACACATGAGGAATGCAATGCCAATAAACCAAGTAGCAGGaaaaattcaatattatatttgtaATGGGGAACTTCTTTGGCAAATTCATTCTGGAAGTGGAAGGACTAGGATCCTTGTTGGTCACGATTTGGATCGTGTTTTTAAATGCTTAGGACTCCAATACTCATCAGTAATGACAAG GGATACTGCAAAATACCCTCCACTGATGGACACAAACAAGAACAGCAACTCACTCAAGTACTTGACCAAAACTTATCTTGG GTATGAGATTCAGACAAGAGTTCAAGATCCATATGATGATTGTGTGGCAACAATGAGGTTGTACATGAAAATGAAATCACAAGCTCATAGAATGGAGGAGTGGCCACTTGTTATTGACCCAAAAACTTGTAATATTTTTGGGTCATGGAGACAAAGTGAATTTGAGAAGATGACGCCTGCACAATTGTTGGAAATCTCACGGTCTGATTATTACTGTTGGTGTTTGGATTCTTACATAAATTGA